The following proteins are encoded in a genomic region of Gimesia algae:
- a CDS encoding serine hydrolase domain-containing protein, which translates to MTTLPIVKPQEINLDSQRLQQAGSLLKEWTAEGSVPGAAIVVGRHGKMIEPQFFGKQGPEKNAEDIRSDGMFLLASITKPIVYMSALRLVERGELVLSLPVTHYLPDFAAHHKESILVHHLFTHTSGMPDMLENNVELRQSRAPLKQFIQGAIHDTVPLFQPAGTGLSYQSMGTLIVAEIVQRLTRKTIAQHVRDEIIKPLGLQNTWLGRGDFPRERLVRVETPEYQIGSNFGWNSDYWQYLGVPWGGMFSSPADMAVICQCMLDYGEVQDRRLLSRSMLEMATTNRLNDYPDLPEPIRRSQPWGLGWRLNHPGQSGSWGNLLDRSVFGHTGATGTMVWMDRRRDGFAVLLTTAIRSQAPWRLVKLSNMIASAFQ; encoded by the coding sequence CGACAGTCAGAGACTGCAACAGGCGGGAAGTTTGCTGAAAGAGTGGACTGCGGAAGGCAGCGTTCCCGGAGCGGCCATCGTCGTCGGGCGGCACGGTAAAATGATCGAGCCACAATTCTTTGGAAAACAGGGGCCTGAAAAAAACGCAGAAGACATTCGATCTGATGGCATGTTTCTGCTGGCTTCCATCACTAAACCAATTGTCTACATGAGTGCCCTGCGTCTGGTGGAACGAGGCGAACTTGTCTTGTCTCTGCCCGTCACACACTATCTTCCCGATTTTGCGGCGCACCATAAAGAATCTATTCTGGTTCATCACCTGTTTACCCACACTTCCGGTATGCCTGATATGCTGGAGAACAACGTCGAACTCCGCCAGTCCAGAGCCCCTCTCAAACAGTTTATCCAGGGTGCCATACACGATACCGTCCCGCTGTTTCAACCGGCGGGAACTGGACTCAGCTATCAGAGTATGGGAACTCTGATCGTAGCAGAAATTGTGCAGCGGCTGACTCGAAAAACGATTGCGCAGCATGTTCGAGATGAAATCATCAAACCACTGGGCCTGCAGAATACCTGGCTGGGACGGGGAGACTTCCCCCGTGAACGACTGGTCCGCGTCGAAACGCCGGAATACCAGATTGGTTCCAATTTTGGCTGGAACAGTGATTACTGGCAGTATCTGGGAGTCCCCTGGGGGGGCATGTTCAGCTCTCCCGCAGATATGGCAGTTATCTGTCAGTGCATGCTGGATTATGGCGAAGTACAAGACCGACGTCTGCTCTCCCGTTCCATGCTGGAGATGGCAACAACCAACCGATTGAATGACTATCCAGATCTCCCTGAACCCATTCGCCGATCTCAACCCTGGGGACTGGGCTGGCGATTAAATCATCCCGGTCAGTCCGGAAGCTGGGGAAACCTGCTCGACCGCAGTGTATTTGGACACACAGGCGCCACTGGAACCATGGTCTGGATGGATCGCCGCCGCGATGGATTCGCAGTACTGCTGACAACCGCCATTCGTTCCCAGGCTCCCTGGCGCCTGGTAAAGCTGTCGAACATGATTGCATCTGCGTTTCAATAA
- the coxB gene encoding cytochrome c oxidase subunit II, producing the protein MNSVIPVLDPASPQAEAINNLFLQVLLISAVIFAIVSGLILIAISRGRRRDTLPEQDFGSERSEIFWMIGPVIIVIWLVAISANLVITLNAMPQADPDGKTNFNDVDLIVTGHQWWWEVKYPKSGIITANEIHMPADKDKKFRILVTSADVIHCFWVPQLGRKIDAIPGRDNYIWLQATNPGSYQGRCSEYCGAQHAWMNFKVYAETDKEFQTWQANEKQATEKSRLLSPLATDGKKYFFQATCPQCHTIQGTEADATIGPDLTHFASRKEIGAGVIKNTSENLALWLKNPQALKPGCKMPDFKLSDTNLKQLVAYLETLE; encoded by the coding sequence ATGAACTCTGTGATTCCTGTTCTTGACCCCGCGTCTCCGCAGGCAGAGGCCATTAACAATTTATTTCTTCAGGTGTTACTTATCAGTGCCGTCATCTTCGCGATTGTGTCAGGCTTAATTCTGATCGCTATCTCCCGTGGTCGACGTCGTGACACACTGCCAGAACAGGATTTCGGCAGCGAACGATCTGAAATCTTCTGGATGATTGGTCCTGTGATCATCGTCATCTGGCTGGTTGCCATCAGCGCGAATCTGGTCATCACCCTCAACGCCATGCCTCAGGCTGACCCCGATGGAAAGACCAATTTTAATGATGTCGATCTGATCGTGACCGGTCATCAATGGTGGTGGGAAGTGAAATATCCCAAATCGGGGATCATTACTGCGAACGAAATTCATATGCCCGCGGATAAAGACAAAAAATTCCGCATTCTGGTTACTTCTGCTGATGTGATTCATTGTTTTTGGGTCCCGCAACTGGGACGTAAGATCGATGCCATCCCCGGACGAGATAATTATATCTGGCTGCAGGCCACCAATCCGGGCTCGTACCAGGGACGCTGCTCCGAGTATTGTGGTGCTCAGCACGCCTGGATGAATTTCAAAGTCTATGCAGAGACAGATAAAGAGTTTCAGACCTGGCAAGCCAATGAGAAACAGGCGACCGAAAAGTCCCGATTACTCTCTCCCCTGGCCACTGACGGCAAAAAGTACTTTTTCCAGGCAACCTGCCCTCAATGCCACACCATTCAGGGAACGGAAGCGGATGCCACGATCGGTCCAGACCTGACGCACTTTGCCAGCCGGAAAGAAATTGGTGCAGGCGTCATTAAAAACACATCAGAAAACCTGGCTTTGTGGCTCAAAAATCCCCAGGCGCTTAAGCCGGGATGTAAAATGCCAGACTTCAAGCTGAGTGACACAAATTTAAAACAACTCGTAGCTTACCTGGAGACACTCGAGTGA